The Desulfoscipio gibsoniae DSM 7213 genome contains a region encoding:
- a CDS encoding sensor histidine kinase, whose translation MGRILDNIMSNSLQYTPKGGRINIFVKLEQNRVFYEVSDTGTGFSKKDRDKIFEKFYRGDEARGSKEGHSGFGLYIAKQLVEKHGGSIKVYNVKDGGACVAFDLEVFNNR comes from the coding sequence CTGGGACGCATCCTCGACAATATCATGTCCAATAGCCTGCAGTATACACCGAAGGGTGGTAGGATAAATATATTTGTGAAGCTAGAACAAAACAGAGTTTTTTATGAAGTCAGTGATACTGGGACTGGTTTCAGTAAAAAAGATAGAGACAAAATTTTTGAAAAGTTCTATAGAGGCGATGAGGCGAGAGGAAGCAAAGAAGGTCATTCCGGATTCGGACTTTATATCGCAAAGCAATTAGTTGAAAAGCACGGTGGTTCCATAAAAGTTTATAATGTTAAAGACGGAGGCGCATGTGTAGCTTTCGATCTCGAAGTGTTTAATAACAGGTAA
- a CDS encoding Fic family protein produces the protein MPKKPWQPKYNYSEAIVKALMKIEGAKAVMDHVTLPPAIENDLRHRTRVRSSHFSTFIEGNKLTLSEVAEVLEGQVTALQNRERDVLEVRNYWNALLKVEKWAASKTALTEKSIRQLHAILEKGKRAKPTPYRDGQNTVRDSITRSIVYMPPEAKDVPILMGEMIAWLNKVEKENIPIPIIASLIHYQLVTIHPFWDGNGRTARLLATFILHRGGYGINGFFSLEEHHARDLNGYYDSLMVHPNHNYYMGRADASLNKWLEYFLNTLTYVFNEAKNEALHLLKKEQEEPAWLSKLDRRARVVAGLFSSAEYITSSDVAATLGLSPRMARELLKEWVNDGWLIVSNSSKKGRQYSLTAK, from the coding sequence ATGCCCAAAAAACCTTGGCAACCTAAATACAATTATAGCGAAGCCATCGTAAAAGCTTTAATGAAAATTGAAGGTGCTAAAGCTGTAATGGATCATGTTACCTTACCTCCGGCGATTGAAAATGATCTTCGGCATCGCACCCGTGTGCGTTCGAGTCATTTCTCCACATTTATTGAGGGAAATAAGCTTACATTAAGTGAGGTAGCCGAAGTGTTGGAAGGGCAAGTGACAGCACTGCAAAATAGGGAACGAGACGTACTTGAGGTGCGGAATTATTGGAATGCCCTGCTAAAAGTTGAAAAGTGGGCAGCCAGTAAAACTGCATTAACAGAGAAATCAATACGGCAGTTGCATGCTATATTAGAAAAAGGTAAACGAGCAAAACCCACGCCCTACCGGGATGGCCAAAATACAGTTCGCGACAGTATAACCAGGAGCATTGTGTATATGCCTCCCGAAGCTAAAGATGTACCAATTTTAATGGGTGAAATGATAGCCTGGCTTAATAAAGTAGAAAAAGAAAACATTCCAATCCCAATTATAGCTTCTTTGATTCATTATCAATTAGTAACTATTCATCCGTTTTGGGATGGCAATGGTAGAACAGCAAGATTGCTAGCAACTTTTATTCTGCATCGTGGAGGCTATGGAATAAACGGTTTTTTTTCGCTTGAGGAACATCACGCAAGAGATCTCAACGGATATTATGATTCTCTAATGGTTCATCCCAATCATAACTACTACATGGGGCGGGCAGATGCAAGTCTAAATAAGTGGCTTGAATACTTTCTAAACACCCTGACATATGTTTTTAATGAAGCAAAGAACGAAGCACTGCATCTCCTTAAAAAGGAACAGGAAGAACCAGCTTGGTTGAGTAAACTTGATCGCCGGGCAAGAGTAGTGGCAGGTCTTTTTTCAAGTGCTGAATATATTACATCTTCTGATGTAGCCGCTACATTGGGACTATCCCCCCGCATGGCTCGTGAACTTCTCAAAGAGTGGGTAAATGATGGATGGCTGATAGTAAGTAACTCATCTAAAAAAGGGCGACAGTATAGTTTAACGGCAAAATAA
- a CDS encoding HEPN domain-containing protein, whose translation MKIDELSLSNLKKAQVRFKALFFYKDNEAYSDVVREAQELVELLLKAVLRAIGVEVPKVHDVSRTLEKHRSLLPPTLVEG comes from the coding sequence ATGAAGATTGATGAATTGTCTTTATCTAATCTGAAAAAGGCACAAGTTCGTTTTAAGGCATTATTCTTTTACAAAGATAACGAGGCGTACTCTGATGTAGTTAGGGAAGCTCAAGAATTGGTAGAACTCCTACTGAAGGCTGTTTTAAGGGCTATTGGAGTTGAAGTGCCTAAAGTTCATGACGTGAGCCGTACACTGGAGAAACACCGTTCCTTGCTTCCCCCGACCCTCGTTGAAGGATGA
- a CDS encoding nucleotidyltransferase domain-containing protein, translating into MITLTEKILPKMRVFSPLHRQYIIAVLNEVVNYYGDSLVGCAVFGSYARGDNRKNSDLDLLIILTSAPGFSRRLGDFVENVEMKHEKLAQTLYEQKDVFIELSPYILTREEALKVHPIYFDLIEHNYVIYDPENMIDRIINSAANLLEKSGARKSRTNNTWEWDTGKMGFLGGMDL; encoded by the coding sequence GTGATTACCTTGACGGAAAAAATATTACCGAAAATGAGGGTATTTTCGCCTTTGCACAGGCAGTATATTATCGCTGTGCTGAATGAAGTGGTCAATTATTACGGCGATTCTCTTGTGGGCTGCGCCGTCTTTGGTTCCTATGCCCGCGGGGACAACCGTAAAAACTCGGACCTGGACCTGTTGATAATCCTCACCAGTGCCCCCGGATTTAGTCGCCGACTTGGTGATTTTGTCGAGAACGTAGAAATGAAGCATGAAAAATTAGCTCAAACACTATACGAACAAAAGGATGTTTTTATTGAGCTTTCCCCTTATATTTTGACGCGGGAAGAGGCACTAAAGGTTCACCCCATATACTTTGACCTTATTGAACATAATTATGTCATTTACGATCCGGAAAATATGATTGATCGTATAATTAATTCAGCGGCAAATCTGTTGGAAAAATCAGGCGCTAGAAAAAGCCGAACAAATAATACCTGGGAGTGGGACACGGGTAAAATGGGTTTCCTTGGGGGAATGGATCTATGA
- a CDS encoding polyphosphate polymerase domain-containing protein: MKTLKFRHEKKHYINISDYYSIKNRLKYIASTDKFAGNDGTYKIRSLYFDTPGNKALVEKLESFNNREKFRIRLYNNDPSYIKLEKKSKTNGLCLKRSAPLTREQCEQLISGDIAWLVDSKHELLVELYAKMKHQLLKPKTVVDYKREAYIYEPGNIRITIDSDIRSGLFSKDLLNPTLPTIGIIYGGYIVLEVKFDEFLPQIIQDIIQTNQRRSTAISKYAACRMYG, encoded by the coding sequence ATGAAAACATTAAAATTCAGGCACGAGAAAAAACATTATATTAATATATCTGATTATTACAGTATCAAAAATAGGCTGAAGTATATAGCCAGCACGGACAAGTTTGCAGGAAATGATGGTACTTATAAAATCAGAAGCCTTTATTTCGACACCCCGGGTAATAAAGCGCTGGTAGAGAAGCTAGAAAGCTTTAATAACCGTGAAAAGTTCAGAATCCGGCTTTACAATAACGACCCTTCTTATATCAAGCTGGAAAAGAAAAGCAAGACCAATGGTTTATGCTTGAAAAGATCGGCTCCATTAACCCGTGAACAATGTGAACAATTGATTAGCGGGGATATTGCGTGGCTTGTCGATTCTAAACATGAACTGCTGGTGGAGCTGTACGCCAAAATGAAGCACCAGCTTTTAAAGCCCAAAACAGTGGTTGATTATAAAAGGGAAGCGTACATTTACGAGCCGGGCAACATCAGAATAACTATTGATAGTGATATTCGCAGCGGATTATTTTCCAAAGATTTATTAAATCCGACTCTACCGACCATCGGCATAATTTACGGGGGCTATATTGTTTTAGAGGTAAAGTTTGACGAATTTCTGCCGCAAATTATCCAGGACATTATTCAGACCAACCAGAGGCGCAGCACGGCCATATCAAAATATGCTGCCTGCCGCATGTATGGTTAA
- a CDS encoding DUF4956 domain-containing protein — protein sequence MNNEQLNFNDIFKSNFLDKVTSFSILDTAVALSLAFILGLFIFMVYKKTFKGVMYSVSFGVSLLSMTLITTLIIMAISSNVILSLGMVGALSIVRFRSAIKEPIDIAFLFWAISSGIVLGAGLIPLAVFGSLFIGVIMLVFVNKKSTDNPYILVIKCDGDDSENAAMKYIQSSVKKHVVKSKTVAAGSGVELTVEIRLKDMSTKFVNEISAIMGVNSAVLVSYNGEYLS from the coding sequence ATGAACAATGAACAACTAAATTTCAATGATATTTTTAAGTCCAACTTTTTAGACAAAGTAACCTCTTTTTCGATTTTGGACACAGCTGTCGCATTGAGTTTGGCATTTATACTGGGACTTTTTATATTTATGGTGTATAAAAAGACATTTAAGGGTGTTATGTACTCGGTAAGTTTTGGCGTATCTTTGCTTTCCATGACGCTCATCACTACGCTCATTATTATGGCGATAAGCTCAAACGTAATTTTATCACTGGGTATGGTGGGCGCGCTGTCTATTGTAAGATTTCGTTCCGCCATCAAAGAACCCATCGACATAGCATTTTTATTTTGGGCCATTAGCTCGGGTATTGTTTTAGGCGCGGGGCTGATCCCCCTGGCGGTATTCGGTTCTTTGTTTATTGGTGTAATTATGCTGGTGTTTGTAAATAAGAAAAGTACCGATAATCCCTATATATTAGTCATTAAATGTGATGGCGATGATAGCGAAAACGCGGCCATGAAGTATATCCAAAGCAGTGTTAAAAAACACGTTGTCAAATCCAAGACCGTTGCCGCCGGAAGCGGTGTTGAACTGACTGTGGAAATAAGACTGAAAGACATGTCCACGAAATTTGTCAATGAAATCAGCGCTATTATGGGGGTAAACAGTGCCGTACTGGTTAGTTATAACGGCGAGTACTTATCATGA
- a CDS encoding CotH kinase family protein produces the protein MIDSKHVNKIVVVFMVAAVIFTSFLMLYPDRFSAPAAEPQYVDKVFDKDKVTQIDIKIEQKDFDWLIENATREEYRGADITVNGETFYNVGIRPKGNSSLRTVAGDDTTDRFSFKLEFDTYVDGQTCFGLNKLVLNNMHMDKTYMKEYLAYDVFASMGVVTPLYSFANITVNGEPWGLYLAVEAMEESFAERNFGSTYGNLYKPEGAGADLKWAGESASNYSGIRNGAAYKVTDSDFDKVIEMIEHLNSGTDLEKYLDVDAILRYFAVNTVLVNFDSYACNMKHNYYLYEEGGMFTILPWDLNLAFAGFGIGSGEQAVNYPIDKPVTTDLSERPLIGKLLEVPEYKELYYKYLSEIVANYFDSGQFEQNIQKVDKLINSYVKNDATAFFTYEQYHNALPVLLEFGKQRAASITGQLAGERSSTTWEQSEPTSGSGNAASVDLSAINGEMRGDMGGPGGPGGNRRQGNAGQVDNRDLPVVDTGQQVAGDRMEVNDGEAAGGVERGNDRAGGGGPLPPEQGAGPPAFNNAGGGNWGGDMLNRENMSKAMEIIQGANGQELTDEQMTQLKELGLDEAMIERMKNMPERMGPPGDGGFGGGFGDQNMGFRLTTVQKEYISASAALLLAGLLFVAKFNRRKYSS, from the coding sequence ATGATAGACAGTAAACACGTAAATAAAATTGTAGTTGTATTTATGGTAGCTGCTGTTATCTTTACAAGCTTTTTAATGCTCTACCCGGACAGGTTCAGTGCCCCTGCCGCTGAACCTCAATACGTGGATAAGGTATTTGACAAGGATAAGGTAACCCAAATTGATATAAAGATTGAACAGAAAGATTTTGACTGGCTGATCGAAAACGCAACCCGTGAGGAATATCGCGGCGCTGATATAACTGTTAACGGTGAGACCTTTTATAATGTCGGTATCCGGCCCAAGGGTAATTCCAGTCTGAGGACGGTGGCCGGGGACGATACAACCGACCGTTTTAGTTTTAAGCTGGAGTTTGACACCTACGTTGATGGTCAAACTTGCTTTGGCCTCAACAAGCTGGTGCTGAATAATATGCATATGGATAAAACCTACATGAAGGAATACCTGGCATATGATGTATTTGCTTCCATGGGGGTAGTTACACCGCTTTATTCCTTCGCCAATATTACTGTAAACGGTGAACCATGGGGGCTTTACCTGGCCGTTGAGGCTATGGAGGAAAGCTTTGCGGAGAGAAATTTCGGCAGCACATACGGAAATTTATATAAGCCGGAAGGGGCCGGTGCGGATCTAAAATGGGCGGGTGAAAGCGCGTCTAATTATTCCGGCATAAGAAACGGCGCTGCATACAAGGTTACTGACAGTGATTTTGATAAGGTTATCGAAATGATTGAACACCTGAACAGCGGTACCGATTTGGAAAAATATTTAGATGTGGACGCCATATTGAGGTATTTCGCGGTTAATACCGTGCTGGTTAATTTTGATAGTTATGCCTGTAATATGAAGCACAATTACTACTTGTATGAGGAAGGCGGTATGTTTACTATTTTGCCCTGGGATTTGAATTTAGCCTTTGCAGGTTTTGGCATAGGCAGCGGGGAGCAGGCGGTAAATTATCCGATAGATAAACCGGTTACCACCGACCTGAGCGAGCGCCCGTTGATCGGAAAACTGTTGGAGGTTCCGGAGTACAAAGAGCTTTATTACAAATATTTAAGTGAAATTGTAGCTAATTATTTTGATAGCGGGCAATTTGAGCAAAACATACAAAAGGTAGACAAATTGATTAACAGTTATGTAAAAAATGATGCCACGGCGTTTTTTACATATGAGCAGTACCATAATGCACTTCCTGTGCTGCTTGAATTCGGCAAGCAGCGGGCTGCCAGCATTACCGGCCAATTGGCGGGGGAACGATCATCAACTACTTGGGAGCAAAGTGAACCAACTTCCGGGTCGGGTAATGCTGCCAGTGTTGACCTAAGCGCTATTAATGGAGAAATGCGCGGAGACATGGGTGGTCCGGGCGGTCCGGGGGGCAATCGCAGGCAGGGTAATGCCGGACAGGTTGACAACAGAGATTTACCGGTAGTGGATACCGGTCAGCAAGTTGCAGGTGACCGTATGGAGGTTAATGATGGAGAAGCCGCAGGTGGCGTTGAGAGAGGCAATGACCGGGCAGGCGGAGGTGGACCTTTGCCCCCTGAGCAAGGTGCCGGACCTCCTGCGTTTAATAACGCGGGCGGCGGAAATTGGGGTGGTGATATGCTTAACCGGGAGAATATGAGTAAAGCTATGGAAATAATCCAGGGCGCCAATGGCCAGGAACTTACTGATGAGCAAATGACCCAGCTTAAAGAACTGGGTTTGGACGAGGCCATGATTGAAAGGATGAAGAATATGCCGGAGAGAATGGGCCCGCCCGGTGATGGCGGTTTTGGTGGTGGGTTTGGAGATCAAAATATGGGCTTCAGATTAACAACTGTTCAAAAAGAATATATCTCGGCCAGTGCAGCGCTGCTGTTAGCTGGATTATTGTTTGTAGCCAAGTTTAATAGGAGGAAATATTCCAGCTAA
- a CDS encoding response regulator transcription factor → MGCRRNNREVVKVPEYAGTILIVEDEEPVRELARLYLEREGFQVKTALDGEEALLRVSSCSPDLILLDIMLPKMDGWAVCREIRRQLATPIIMLTARGEELDRVLGLEMGADDYITKPFSPREMVARVKAVLRRVQQVQTRQDNEVITLPGLIIDNSARQVELDGQAIPMPPKEFDLLWFLAGNPGRVFTREQLLQQVWEYDYMGDPRTVDTHIKRLREKLNANTGRRYIKTVWGRGYKFEV, encoded by the coding sequence ATGGGGTGTAGAAGAAATAACAGGGAGGTGGTCAAGGTGCCTGAATACGCCGGCACTATTTTAATTGTAGAAGATGAAGAACCAGTCAGGGAGCTAGCACGGCTATACCTGGAAAGGGAAGGTTTTCAAGTGAAAACGGCATTGGATGGTGAAGAGGCACTTCTTAGGGTATCAAGTTGTAGTCCGGACCTGATCTTGTTGGATATTATGCTGCCCAAAATGGACGGTTGGGCAGTTTGCCGTGAAATCAGGAGGCAGCTTGCCACTCCCATAATTATGTTGACCGCCAGGGGCGAGGAACTGGACCGGGTGCTGGGTCTGGAAATGGGGGCGGATGATTATATAACCAAGCCTTTTTCCCCCAGGGAAATGGTGGCCCGGGTAAAGGCTGTTTTAAGACGGGTGCAGCAGGTGCAAACTAGACAAGATAACGAGGTAATTACATTACCTGGTTTAATTATAGATAACAGCGCCAGGCAGGTGGAATTGGATGGCCAAGCTATTCCAATGCCTCCCAAAGAGTTTGACTTGTTATGGTTTTTAGCCGGTAATCCCGGAAGGGTTTTTACACGTGAACAGCTACTGCAGCAAGTCTGGGAATATGACTATATGGGTGATCCCCGCACTGTGGATACCCATATTAAACGTCTGCGAGAAAAACTAAACGCCAATACGGGGCGGCGATACATTAAAACAGTATGGGGCC